In Paenibacillus sonchi, a single genomic region encodes these proteins:
- a CDS encoding GNAT family N-acetyltransferase has protein sequence MLSILIAEPQDAGLLAEVQKRTFDEDARRFQNKAEDGPPGYSSSSWQSEMMEKGLYYKLLADEHIIGGMIIFPSPGGEEYHLGRIFIDPLYQNRGYGQDVFHFLFSTFPNAHKWTLDTPSWAVRNHYFYEKLGFVQTAEVQIEESGITLIQYERTEQHSG, from the coding sequence ATGCTGTCTATTCTTATAGCCGAACCTCAGGATGCCGGCCTGTTGGCGGAAGTCCAAAAAAGAACCTTCGATGAAGATGCGCGCCGGTTCCAGAACAAGGCCGAAGACGGGCCTCCAGGATACAGCTCCAGTTCGTGGCAGAGTGAAATGATGGAAAAAGGCCTATACTACAAGCTGCTTGCTGATGAGCACATCATCGGCGGAATGATAATTTTCCCTTCACCGGGTGGAGAGGAATACCATCTGGGCCGAATCTTTATTGACCCGCTGTATCAGAACCGGGGGTATGGCCAGGATGTCTTTCATTTCTTATTCAGCACTTTCCCCAACGCCCATAAATGGACACTGGACACCCCCTCCTGGGCGGTCAGGAACCACTACTTCTATGAGAAGCTGGGCTTTGTGCAGACCGCTGAAGTTCAAATCGAGGAAAGCGGTATAACGCTTATTCAATATGAACGGACGGAGCAGCATTCAGGCTGA
- a CDS encoding TetR/AcrR family transcriptional regulator, translating to MARRAVEQELSRERILEAARHLFITKGYRAISMRSIGQHLGYSHGSLYYHFKEKAELFYAIVVEDFNHVATLLNQVMHTPPEPGMTRVEQLILEFIRFGLDHPYQYEIMFMIRDEELLAYCRAEQGRCFELFASIVRSHMKEEGYVSEDWQSIPLTLFLSAHGFISYYIQDKVSFEDVRQAAVMHVKVLSRSL from the coding sequence ATGGCAAGAAGAGCAGTCGAGCAGGAGTTGTCGAGGGAAAGAATTTTGGAAGCGGCCAGGCATTTATTCATTACCAAAGGATACCGGGCAATATCGATGCGCAGCATTGGCCAGCATCTGGGGTACAGCCATGGGTCGCTCTATTATCATTTCAAAGAGAAGGCGGAGCTGTTCTACGCCATTGTTGTCGAGGATTTCAATCATGTTGCCACATTGCTGAATCAGGTTATGCATACGCCGCCTGAACCGGGAATGACGCGGGTGGAACAGCTGATTCTGGAATTTATCCGGTTTGGACTGGATCATCCTTATCAGTACGAGATTATGTTCATGATCCGTGACGAAGAGCTTCTGGCTTATTGCCGTGCGGAACAGGGCCGATGTTTTGAGTTATTCGCAAGCATTGTGCGTTCGCACATGAAAGAAGAGGGTTATGTATCCGAGGACTGGCAGAGCATACCGCTCACCTTGTTCTTGTCCGCACACGGTTTTATTTCTTATTATATCCAGGATAAAGTATCGTTCGAGGATGTCAGACAGGCAGCTGTTATGCATGTCAAGGTATTAAGCCGCAGTTTATAG
- a CDS encoding NAD(P)-dependent oxidoreductase → MKQIGFIGLGTMGAPMASNLLRSGFEVTVYNRTASKSEPLRAEGARVAATPQHAAEGKDVIITMISNDDSIREVFYGTGGILAVLQPGTTVVDSSTISPGLAKEIAAAVEERGGSFLDAPVTGSKPAAIEGTLVFMVGGSTGVIDQHRDIFDSMGRLLLHMGGNGSGAVAKLAHNAMVGIHNVALAEGFSIAVKSGVPADKFLELVKNGSAGSKQAELKGQKIIDNDFSNQFSLALMLKDLKLASSLSDSTGVPSPMLGVAKSMFQAGFNHGYGDEDLSAVVKSYEEWIGQKIGGGASKE, encoded by the coding sequence ATGAAACAGATCGGCTTTATCGGACTCGGAACGATGGGGGCACCTATGGCTTCCAACCTGCTGCGCAGCGGATTTGAGGTTACCGTGTACAACCGGACAGCAAGCAAAAGTGAACCTCTGAGAGCAGAGGGTGCCCGGGTGGCTGCAACGCCGCAACATGCCGCCGAAGGCAAGGATGTTATTATTACCATGATCAGCAACGATGATTCCATCCGCGAGGTGTTCTACGGCACCGGCGGCATCCTGGCTGTCCTTCAGCCGGGGACAACGGTTGTGGATTCCAGCACGATTTCCCCCGGTTTGGCAAAGGAAATTGCCGCAGCCGTGGAGGAGCGGGGCGGAAGTTTCCTGGATGCGCCGGTAACCGGCAGCAAACCTGCGGCCATCGAAGGCACGCTGGTGTTCATGGTTGGCGGCAGCACCGGGGTCATTGATCAGCACCGTGATATCTTCGACTCCATGGGCAGGCTGCTCCTGCATATGGGCGGCAACGGCAGCGGCGCTGTCGCTAAGCTGGCCCACAACGCCATGGTCGGCATTCATAATGTCGCGCTCGCCGAAGGCTTCTCCATCGCCGTGAAGTCGGGCGTGCCCGCAGACAAGTTCCTGGAGCTGGTGAAGAACGGTTCGGCGGGCAGCAAACAAGCTGAACTGAAAGGCCAGAAGATCATAGACAATGATTTCAGCAACCAGTTCTCCCTTGCGCTGATGCTGAAGGACCTCAAGCTGGCTTCCTCGCTCAGCGACTCCACAGGCGTGCCTTCCCCCATGCTTGGCGTGGCCAAAAGCATGTTCCAGGCCGGGTTCAACCACGGCTATGGGGATGAGGATCTGTCTGCAGTGGTCAAATCCTATGAGGAATGGATTGGCCAGAAGATCGGCGGGGGCGCAAGCAAGGAATAG
- a CDS encoding glucose-6-phosphate isomerase has translation MSKKINFDYTKALSFFSQHEIDYFAAPVKLAHEQLHNKSGAGSDYLGWIDLPKAYDKEEFARIQQAAKKIQSDSDVLIVIGIGGSYLGARAAIEALSHSFYNNLSKDKRKTPEVYFAGNNISSTYITHLLDLVEGKDFSVNVISKSGTTTEPAIAFRIFRAALEKKYGKEEARKRIYATTDKEKGALKKLANEEGYESFIIPDDVGGRYSVLTPVGLLPIAVAGINIEEMMQGAAAAADEFNNPDVATNQSYQYAAVRNALYRKGKTTEILVNYEPSLHFVSEWWKQLYGESEGKDFKGIYPSSVDFSTDLHSMGQFIQEGNRNIFETVIQVEKVQHEISIENDPDDLDGLNFLTGKTMDFVNKKAFQGTMLAHTDGQVPNLIVTIPDQTPYTFGYLVYFFEKACGISGYLLGVNPFDQPGVEAYKKNMFALLGKPGYEKEKAELEARLTE, from the coding sequence ATGTCCAAGAAGATTAATTTTGACTACACCAAAGCTCTCTCCTTCTTCAGCCAGCATGAGATTGACTACTTTGCCGCTCCGGTGAAGCTGGCCCACGAGCAGCTTCATAACAAGAGCGGAGCAGGCTCCGATTACCTGGGCTGGATCGATCTGCCTAAGGCTTATGACAAGGAAGAGTTCGCCCGTATCCAGCAGGCGGCCAAGAAGATTCAGAGCGATTCCGATGTGCTCATCGTTATCGGTATCGGCGGCTCTTATCTGGGTGCGCGTGCAGCCATTGAGGCGCTCTCGCATTCCTTCTACAACAACCTTTCCAAGGACAAACGCAAAACACCGGAAGTTTATTTTGCAGGGAACAACATCAGCTCTACATATATCACACACCTGCTTGACCTTGTAGAAGGCAAAGACTTCTCCGTGAACGTCATTTCCAAATCCGGTACAACTACTGAACCGGCTATCGCTTTCCGTATCTTCCGCGCAGCGCTGGAGAAGAAATACGGCAAGGAAGAGGCACGCAAGCGTATCTACGCTACCACCGACAAGGAAAAAGGCGCACTCAAGAAGCTTGCCAATGAAGAAGGCTATGAGTCGTTCATTATCCCTGACGATGTAGGCGGACGCTACTCGGTACTGACACCGGTAGGACTTCTGCCGATCGCTGTAGCGGGAATCAACATTGAAGAAATGATGCAAGGGGCCGCAGCCGCAGCGGATGAGTTCAACAACCCGGATGTGGCTACCAACCAGAGCTATCAATATGCAGCTGTCCGCAATGCCTTGTACCGCAAGGGCAAAACAACAGAAATCCTCGTCAACTACGAGCCTTCCCTGCACTTTGTATCCGAATGGTGGAAGCAATTGTACGGCGAAAGCGAAGGCAAGGATTTCAAGGGCATCTATCCATCCTCCGTTGATTTCTCCACGGATCTGCACTCCATGGGCCAATTCATTCAAGAGGGGAACCGCAACATTTTCGAAACGGTAATCCAGGTTGAAAAGGTCCAACATGAAATTTCGATCGAGAATGATCCGGATGATCTGGACGGCCTGAACTTCCTGACCGGCAAGACCATGGATTTTGTCAACAAAAAAGCGTTCCAGGGCACAATGCTGGCCCACACTGACGGACAAGTTCCGAACCTGATTGTGACCATCCCGGATCAGACGCCTTATACCTTCGGGTACCTGGTGTACTTCTTTGAAAAAGCCTGCGGTATCAGCGGATACCTGCTGGGCGTCAACCCATTCGACCAACCGGGTGTAGAAGCATACAAGAAGAACATGTTCGCCCTGCTCGGCAAACCGGGCTACGAGAAAGAAAAGGCAGAGCTCGAAGCCAGACTTACCGAATAG
- a CDS encoding secondary thiamine-phosphate synthase enzyme YjbQ, which yields MLHTMEISTSKRDELRDITREVISYVKKSGVQNGIIIVYCPHTTAGIAINENADPDVKHDVLMRLDEVYPWEHPKYRHAEGNTASHLKSITAGPSQSIIIHEGELLLGRWQGIYFCEFDGPRRRQCYLKIIEG from the coding sequence ATGCTGCACACCATGGAGATCAGTACCAGCAAACGGGATGAGCTGAGGGACATCACCAGAGAAGTCATTTCCTATGTCAAAAAAAGCGGTGTTCAGAATGGCATCATCATTGTATACTGTCCGCACACCACTGCGGGAATAGCTATTAATGAAAATGCTGACCCGGACGTCAAACATGATGTGCTGATGCGGCTTGACGAGGTTTATCCTTGGGAGCATCCCAAATACCGCCACGCGGAAGGCAATACGGCTTCTCACCTGAAATCCATCACTGCCGGTCCCTCCCAGAGCATCATCATCCATGAGGGCGAACTGCTGCTGGGCCGCTGGCAGGGCATTTACTTCTGCGAATTTGACGGGCCGAGACGCCGGCAATGTTATCTGAAAATTATAGAAGGCTAA
- a CDS encoding YigZ family protein, giving the protein MLEQYRTVRSPGSREVVIRKSRFIGHVMPVETEEEAVQFIENIKKQHWNATHNCSGYMIGERDEIQRQSDDGEPSGTAGKPILEVIRSQNVKNVAIVVTRYFGGIMLGAGGLIRAYTDGAVLALEAGEVITRVLRREVFVEIDYTWLGKVENELRGRGIQTGETLFTDKVTLLCLPRNDEGDAFMAWITDLTQGQALVTEGRRLYYSEGE; this is encoded by the coding sequence ATGCTGGAACAATACCGGACGGTGCGCTCTCCCGGTTCCCGGGAAGTCGTAATCCGTAAGTCACGCTTCATCGGCCACGTAATGCCGGTGGAGACCGAAGAAGAAGCGGTGCAATTTATCGAGAACATCAAGAAGCAGCATTGGAATGCCACACATAACTGCTCTGGATATATGATTGGCGAGCGGGACGAGATCCAGAGACAGTCGGATGACGGGGAGCCGAGTGGAACGGCCGGTAAACCGATTTTGGAGGTAATTCGCAGCCAAAACGTTAAAAATGTCGCAATTGTTGTTACCCGTTATTTCGGAGGCATTATGCTGGGCGCAGGCGGATTAATCCGGGCCTATACGGACGGCGCTGTCCTGGCACTCGAAGCTGGAGAAGTAATCACCCGTGTGCTGAGGCGTGAGGTATTTGTGGAAATTGACTATACCTGGCTGGGCAAGGTTGAGAATGAGCTTAGAGGAAGAGGCATACAGACTGGTGAAACTTTGTTTACGGATAAAGTTACGCTGCTGTGTCTGCCGCGCAATGATGAGGGAGACGCATTTATGGCATGGATAACGGATCTTACCCAGGGGCAAGCGCTGGTTACAGAAGGGCGGCGGCTTTACTACAGCGAAGGGGAATAA
- the cysT gene encoding sulfate ABC transporter permease subunit CysT, whose amino-acid sequence MNTLLRHKGWTWGFRTTILLYFVVLIVLPILGVYYNSFSLGFSNFAESISDPIAWKSVLLTLKLAVMATVINVLLGTMIAWVLIRYQFPGKALLNSLVDLPFALPTAVGGLMILLLLGPGSLIGGMAEALGFEIVFHQPAIVIAMVFVTFPFVIRAVQPLLEELDASEEEAAYTMGATRSRVFRQVILPSMAPGMISGGMLAFSRALAEFGAVVLVAGNIPGRTLVSSVFIFGEVESDNPVGAAAVSVILLTLSFLILWLINLLQMRGRRA is encoded by the coding sequence TTGAATACGCTGCTTAGACACAAGGGCTGGACCTGGGGATTCCGCACGACTATTCTGCTGTATTTTGTGGTACTGATTGTTCTGCCGATACTGGGGGTCTATTACAACTCGTTTTCGCTTGGCTTCAGTAATTTTGCCGAGAGTATCAGTGATCCGATAGCCTGGAAGTCTGTACTGCTGACGCTAAAATTAGCGGTGATGGCTACGGTCATTAATGTGCTGCTTGGGACGATGATTGCCTGGGTGCTGATCCGTTATCAATTTCCCGGGAAGGCGCTGCTGAACAGTCTTGTTGATTTGCCCTTTGCGCTGCCGACGGCAGTCGGGGGGCTGATGATTCTGCTGCTGCTGGGTCCAGGCAGTCTGATTGGCGGCATGGCGGAAGCCCTGGGATTTGAAATTGTATTTCACCAGCCGGCGATTGTGATTGCCATGGTTTTTGTCACCTTTCCCTTTGTGATCCGCGCGGTGCAGCCGCTGCTGGAGGAGCTGGACGCTTCGGAGGAAGAAGCAGCTTATACGATGGGAGCCACGCGCAGCCGCGTGTTCCGGCAGGTCATTCTGCCCTCCATGGCTCCTGGAATGATCAGCGGCGGCATGCTGGCCTTCTCCCGGGCGCTTGCCGAATTCGGAGCTGTTGTACTCGTAGCGGGCAATATTCCGGGACGTACGCTGGTATCCTCCGTGTTCATTTTCGGTGAAGTGGAAAGTGACAATCCGGTCGGGGCTGCGGCGGTATCCGTCATTCTCTTAACCTTGTCCTTCCTTATTCTCTGGCTTATTAACCTTCTGCAGATGAGGGGGAGAAGAGCATGA